From the Candidatus Nanopelagicales bacterium genome, one window contains:
- the smc gene encoding chromosome segregation protein SMC, with amino-acid sequence MHLKSLTIKGFKSFASATTLDFEPGITCVVGPNGSGKSNVVDAIAWVMGEQGAKSLRGGKMDDVIFAGTSGRAPLGRAEVILTIDNSDGALPIDYTEVTIARTLFRTGGSEYAINATPCRLLDVQELLSDSGIGREMHVIVGQGRLDSILHATAEDRRGFIEEAAGVLKHRKRKEKALRKLDAMSANLTRLQDLTGELRRQLKPLGRQAEVARRAQVIQSDVRDARLRLLADDLLLLQGALQQEEADEAMLRERRDSLEKQLNDARDRESLVEAAVNDEAPQLQRVNDVHLRLTALRERFAGLISLASERAKHLDEVELERGGSDPDELDRQADSLAADAQTLASQIATLEGALTERVTESSAADDELATATALVTELEAARAKRRETHARLEGDLRTATSVVTAREAELDGLTEQLAQSERRLVPLRNEVDRLTTSTQPEQALVAPVQRRHDEAVAERNVAHAAVEAARDEFQRASRDHAGVCARIEALTMSLKQGGPQSLDDAPVRLLGLVSDALRIDSGWETAVEAALAWTTDAQALAVADIADAVATLRHIRNGSNGRATLVIANEDPTREFAGKAPLSEGTWAATAISAAHADGAARVAAAVQRLLGNVVLVDDLEAAARVVARESGVVAATRGGDILSPTAASGGDAAAGRLLLIGEVQSAEAKAHGLSVGLPVLERKLTQATEAFEDARGQVKAVAQEVAAVSAEASAQASELTVANSRLASATEEADRLSAAEQRARLAIHAEVQAVELARQRLIDHEQSQSQSEQVTLDGLPNLDELRETVVLRRQQEMDARLAVRTAQERKAAIEARERDLRTSAHAEREASQRAIEARAQRVARAKTAVRVLDVARAGAGLVEQALSQSAVRRLAGEQASQERTQELAGLRSTIRELAGHIAELTSDVHRDEIARAEQRLRVEQLEAKALEEHGVGLAELIAEYGPEVPVPPSAAAPGDEVDPEEPEPQPYPFVRSEQEKRLRLAERSMALLGRVNPLALEEFAAMEERHVFLTTQLEDLKQSRRDLLDIVAEVDERVQQVFAEAFADVTREFSEVFERLFPGGEGRLVLTEPDDLLATGVEVEARPAGKRVKRLSLLSGGERSLTAVAFLVALFKARPSPFYLLDEVEAALDDVNLGRLIGLLAELRDTSQLLVITHQKRTMEIADALYGVTMREGVTQVISQRMRELTPA; translated from the coding sequence TTGCATCTCAAGAGCCTGACCATCAAGGGTTTCAAATCCTTCGCGTCAGCAACCACGCTGGACTTCGAACCGGGAATCACCTGCGTGGTGGGCCCGAACGGTTCAGGCAAGTCCAACGTTGTGGATGCCATCGCCTGGGTCATGGGAGAGCAGGGAGCCAAGTCTCTGCGTGGCGGCAAGATGGACGACGTCATCTTCGCCGGCACCTCCGGTCGTGCGCCACTCGGGCGAGCCGAGGTTATCCTCACGATCGACAACAGCGACGGCGCTCTGCCGATCGACTACACCGAAGTGACCATTGCCCGCACCTTGTTCCGAACCGGCGGATCTGAGTACGCGATCAACGCCACGCCCTGCCGCCTGCTCGACGTGCAGGAGTTGCTGTCGGATTCAGGTATTGGCCGCGAGATGCATGTCATCGTCGGCCAAGGTCGGCTCGATTCGATTCTGCACGCCACTGCGGAGGATCGCCGCGGCTTCATCGAGGAGGCAGCCGGGGTTCTCAAACATCGCAAGCGCAAGGAGAAGGCGCTACGCAAGCTTGACGCGATGTCGGCGAATCTGACCAGGCTGCAAGACTTGACGGGAGAGCTCCGCCGTCAACTCAAACCCCTCGGACGCCAGGCTGAAGTGGCCCGCCGGGCGCAGGTCATTCAGTCCGATGTCCGGGACGCTCGGTTGCGCCTTTTGGCCGACGACCTGCTCCTGCTCCAAGGGGCGCTGCAGCAAGAGGAAGCCGACGAGGCGATGTTGCGTGAGCGGCGCGACTCGCTGGAGAAGCAGCTCAATGACGCCCGTGATCGGGAGTCATTGGTCGAGGCCGCAGTCAACGATGAGGCACCGCAACTGCAACGTGTGAACGACGTTCATCTGCGGTTGACGGCTCTTCGTGAGAGGTTCGCCGGGTTGATCAGCCTGGCCAGCGAGCGAGCCAAACACCTCGACGAGGTGGAGCTGGAGCGGGGTGGGTCTGACCCCGACGAGTTGGATCGGCAGGCAGATTCGCTCGCCGCCGATGCGCAGACGTTGGCCTCGCAGATCGCGACACTCGAAGGTGCCCTGACCGAACGAGTGACCGAATCCAGCGCCGCCGACGACGAACTTGCCACGGCTACCGCCCTGGTTACCGAGCTCGAGGCCGCGCGGGCGAAGCGGCGCGAGACCCACGCGCGCTTGGAGGGTGACCTGCGAACGGCCACCTCCGTGGTGACTGCGCGCGAGGCCGAACTTGATGGACTAACCGAACAGTTGGCGCAATCCGAGCGACGCCTCGTCCCGCTTCGCAACGAGGTCGATCGGCTGACCACGTCCACGCAGCCTGAGCAAGCCTTGGTCGCTCCAGTTCAGCGCCGCCACGATGAGGCGGTCGCCGAGAGGAACGTTGCCCACGCCGCTGTGGAAGCGGCTCGGGATGAGTTCCAGCGCGCTTCTCGCGATCACGCAGGAGTCTGCGCGCGGATTGAAGCGCTGACGATGAGCCTCAAACAGGGCGGGCCGCAGTCGCTCGACGATGCCCCGGTTCGGCTGCTCGGACTGGTCTCAGACGCCCTCCGGATCGATAGCGGCTGGGAGACTGCGGTCGAGGCTGCGCTTGCGTGGACAACGGATGCTCAAGCACTGGCAGTCGCCGACATCGCGGACGCGGTCGCCACCCTGCGCCACATCCGGAACGGCTCGAACGGGCGCGCCACGCTGGTTATCGCCAACGAAGACCCTACACGCGAGTTCGCCGGTAAGGCGCCGCTGTCCGAAGGCACTTGGGCGGCGACTGCTATCTCTGCTGCTCACGCCGACGGAGCCGCCCGGGTGGCAGCGGCTGTGCAGCGGCTCCTGGGTAACGTCGTGTTGGTCGATGATCTGGAGGCTGCGGCACGGGTTGTCGCTCGCGAATCCGGTGTGGTGGCCGCAACCCGCGGCGGTGACATCTTGTCCCCCACGGCTGCGTCCGGTGGCGACGCCGCCGCCGGTCGGCTGCTGCTGATTGGCGAGGTGCAGTCCGCCGAGGCCAAGGCACATGGCCTGTCTGTCGGATTGCCTGTGCTGGAACGGAAGTTGACGCAGGCGACCGAAGCTTTTGAAGACGCCCGCGGCCAGGTCAAAGCAGTTGCCCAAGAGGTTGCCGCAGTCTCGGCCGAGGCGAGCGCACAGGCCTCGGAACTGACAGTTGCCAACTCACGATTGGCAAGTGCAACCGAAGAGGCCGACCGCCTATCTGCAGCTGAGCAGCGTGCCCGGTTGGCCATCCATGCCGAAGTGCAGGCAGTTGAACTGGCTCGGCAGCGACTCATCGACCATGAGCAGTCGCAGTCGCAATCTGAGCAGGTGACCCTGGACGGTTTGCCGAATCTCGATGAACTCAGAGAGACTGTGGTCCTGCGACGCCAGCAGGAGATGGACGCGCGGCTTGCCGTGCGCACGGCGCAGGAGCGCAAGGCAGCGATCGAGGCACGGGAACGGGATCTGCGAACCAGCGCCCACGCCGAGCGGGAAGCATCGCAGCGAGCGATCGAGGCCCGCGCACAGCGCGTCGCCCGCGCCAAGACAGCCGTTCGAGTGCTGGACGTCGCCCGCGCGGGTGCCGGTCTTGTTGAGCAGGCGTTGTCGCAATCGGCGGTGCGCCGCCTGGCCGGGGAGCAAGCGAGCCAGGAGCGCACCCAGGAGTTGGCGGGGCTCAGATCGACAATTCGGGAGTTGGCCGGTCACATTGCCGAACTGACCAGCGATGTCCACCGCGACGAGATCGCCCGTGCCGAGCAGCGACTGCGGGTGGAGCAGTTGGAAGCCAAGGCGCTGGAGGAGCATGGTGTTGGCTTAGCGGAATTGATTGCCGAATACGGCCCGGAAGTGCCGGTACCGCCGTCAGCAGCTGCGCCGGGCGACGAGGTCGATCCGGAAGAACCCGAACCTCAGCCCTACCCGTTTGTGCGTTCCGAGCAGGAGAAGCGGCTGCGGCTCGCGGAGAGGTCCATGGCGTTACTCGGTCGGGTGAATCCATTGGCGCTTGAGGAGTTCGCTGCCATGGAGGAGCGCCATGTGTTCCTCACCACCCAACTCGAGGATCTCAAGCAAAGCCGCAGGGACTTGCTCGACATCGTCGCCGAGGTCGATGAGCGGGTTCAGCAAGTCTTCGCAGAGGCTTTTGCCGACGTAACCAGAGAGTTCAGTGAGGTGTTCGAGCGCTTGTTCCCAGGTGGCGAAGGCCGCCTGGTCTTGACCGAGCCGGATGATCTGTTGGCGACCGGAGTGGAAGTTGAAGCACGACCGGCGGGCAAGCGGGTCAAGCGCCTGTCGCTGCTTTCCGGCGGTGAGAGGTCACTGACCGCGGTCGCGTTCCTGGTTGCACTGTTCAAGGCCCGACCTAGCCCGTTCTATCTACTCGACGAGGTCGAAGCTGCGCTCGACGATGTCAACCTCGGTCGCCTCATCGGACTGCTAGCTGAGTTGCGCGACACCAGCCAGCTGCTGGTGATCACTCACCAGAAACGGACGATGGAGATCGCCGACGCCCTTTACGGAGTCACCATGCGTGAGGGTGTGACGCAGGTAATCAGTCAGCGGATGCGGGAGCTGACTCCCGCGTAG
- the ftsY gene encoding signal recognition particle-docking protein FtsY yields MYIIIGVVILLFLAVAVVGLVRGRGKQGPPKGLTGGGASTDEVQTGVQVPAPRGVEPETPDTGEAAAGVGLLERPEAAAGRLARLRARLAGSSKLGQGLLALLSRGQLDADTWDEIEETLLMSDLGIGPTTELMERLRTEVKVQGTRDPVEIKAILRAELLRLIDPQMDRSLADKRNMVLDVPAVMLIVGVNGTGKTTTTGKLARLLVASDEDVVLGAADTFRAAAAEQLTTWGQRVGVPVVRGPEGGDPASVAFEAVTAGIESESDVVLIDTAGRLHTKVGLMDELGKVKRVIEKQAPVTEVLLVLDATTGQNGLTQARVFGEVVNVTGVVLTKLDGTAKGGIVIAVQRELGVPVKLVGLGEGPDDLAAFEPEVFVDAMLG; encoded by the coding sequence CTGTACATCATTATCGGCGTTGTCATCCTGCTGTTCCTCGCGGTTGCCGTCGTTGGACTTGTTCGCGGCCGTGGCAAGCAAGGACCTCCCAAAGGCCTGACCGGTGGGGGAGCGTCCACCGATGAGGTGCAGACAGGCGTCCAAGTGCCCGCGCCGCGCGGCGTTGAACCGGAGACTCCGGACACCGGTGAGGCCGCCGCCGGGGTTGGTCTGCTTGAGCGACCAGAGGCAGCAGCGGGTCGGTTGGCGCGGCTGCGGGCGCGGCTGGCCGGCAGCAGCAAACTCGGCCAGGGGCTGCTCGCCCTGCTCTCGCGTGGACAGTTGGACGCCGACACTTGGGATGAGATCGAAGAGACGCTGCTGATGTCCGATCTCGGCATTGGGCCAACGACCGAACTCATGGAGCGCCTTCGGACGGAAGTGAAAGTCCAGGGCACCCGCGACCCGGTCGAGATCAAAGCGATCCTGCGGGCCGAACTCCTCCGACTCATCGACCCGCAGATGGACCGATCGCTCGCTGACAAACGAAACATGGTCCTCGACGTTCCCGCCGTCATGCTGATCGTGGGGGTCAACGGGACGGGCAAGACGACTACCACTGGAAAGCTTGCCCGACTGCTCGTGGCCAGCGATGAGGACGTGGTCTTGGGCGCGGCCGACACCTTCCGGGCGGCTGCTGCCGAGCAACTGACGACGTGGGGTCAGCGCGTAGGTGTGCCGGTGGTTCGCGGACCAGAGGGCGGGGATCCCGCATCCGTCGCATTCGAGGCAGTCACCGCGGGAATCGAGAGTGAGTCCGACGTGGTGCTGATCGACACTGCAGGCCGGCTCCATACCAAAGTCGGCCTCATGGACGAGCTCGGAAAGGTCAAGCGAGTCATCGAGAAGCAAGCGCCGGTAACCGAGGTGCTGCTGGTGCTGGACGCGACAACTGGTCAGAACGGCCTGACTCAGGCCAGGGTCTTCGGTGAAGTGGTCAACGTGACCGGTGTCGTGCTCACCAAGCTCGACGGCACCGCCAAGGGCGGCATCGTGATCGCCGTGCAACGTGAACTCGGCGTTCCGGTCAAACTCGTGGGCCTGGGCGAAGGTCCCGACGACCTGGCTGCGTTTGAGCCAGAGGTGTTCGTCGACGCCATGCTTGGCTGA
- a CDS encoding ammonium transporter: MPEISAGDTAWVLTSAALVLLMTPALAFFYGGMVRMKSVLNMMMMSFGALALIAVMWALWGYSMAFGNDVGGKGLVGDPFQYFGLKGLMNQAILQGTTDAGEIIPGTGIPTFAFVAFQAVFAIITVALISGAIADRAKFGAWMVFAGVWATVVYFPVAHWVFAFDDVTGTGGGWIANKLGAIDFAGGTAVHINAGAAGLVLALILGKRIGFGKTPFRPHNVPFVMLGAGLLWFGWFGFNAGSAIAANGTASIAWVNTLVATGAAALAWILVEKIRDGHSTSFGAASGVVAGLVAITPACSSVNTLGAIAVGVAAGVLCALAVGLKYRFGYDDSLDVVGVHLVGGLTGTLLIGLVATDEAPAGVSGLFYGGGFDQLWRQAVAAGAVLAFSMIATFIIGMAIHKTMGFRISADDEQAGVDITTHAETAYELNDATFGGSFAKSPGGVAVGATSDSKEGASA; the protein is encoded by the coding sequence ATGCCGGAAATTAGTGCCGGTGATACAGCTTGGGTCCTGACGAGTGCTGCACTCGTCCTACTGATGACCCCAGCACTCGCGTTCTTCTATGGCGGCATGGTTCGCATGAAGAGCGTTCTGAACATGATGATGATGAGCTTCGGTGCGCTCGCCCTCATCGCCGTGATGTGGGCGTTGTGGGGCTATTCAATGGCGTTCGGCAACGATGTCGGCGGCAAAGGCTTGGTGGGCGACCCGTTCCAGTACTTCGGGCTCAAGGGCCTGATGAACCAGGCGATTCTGCAAGGCACCACGGACGCGGGGGAGATAATTCCGGGAACCGGAATCCCAACCTTCGCCTTCGTCGCGTTCCAGGCAGTGTTCGCCATCATCACGGTTGCGCTCATTTCCGGTGCGATCGCCGACCGCGCCAAGTTCGGTGCCTGGATGGTCTTCGCCGGGGTCTGGGCGACAGTGGTCTACTTCCCGGTCGCTCACTGGGTGTTCGCATTTGACGACGTCACCGGCACCGGTGGTGGTTGGATCGCCAACAAGCTCGGGGCGATCGACTTTGCCGGTGGTACAGCGGTTCACATCAACGCAGGTGCTGCCGGCCTCGTCCTCGCACTCATCCTTGGCAAGCGGATCGGCTTCGGAAAGACTCCGTTCCGTCCACACAACGTGCCATTCGTGATGCTCGGCGCCGGTCTGCTGTGGTTCGGTTGGTTCGGTTTCAACGCCGGATCCGCAATTGCCGCCAACGGCACCGCCTCGATCGCCTGGGTGAACACGCTGGTGGCAACAGGTGCTGCCGCACTTGCGTGGATCCTCGTTGAGAAGATCCGCGACGGACACAGCACCTCGTTTGGTGCCGCGTCCGGTGTGGTGGCTGGACTGGTCGCAATCACGCCAGCTTGTTCATCGGTGAACACCCTCGGTGCGATCGCCGTCGGCGTTGCCGCTGGCGTCCTGTGCGCCCTGGCTGTCGGACTGAAGTACCGCTTCGGTTACGACGATTCGCTCGATGTCGTCGGTGTCCACCTCGTCGGTGGTCTGACCGGCACACTGCTCATCGGGCTGGTTGCCACAGACGAGGCGCCAGCAGGTGTGAGTGGGCTGTTCTACGGTGGCGGCTTCGATCAGCTGTGGCGGCAGGCAGTCGCTGCCGGTGCGGTCCTTGCCTTCAGCATGATCGCCACCTTCATCATCGGAATGGCCATTCACAAGACGATGGGCTTCCGGATCAGTGCTGACGATGAGCAGGCCGGTGTGGACATCACGACCCACGCCGAGACCGCGTATGAGCTCAACGACGCAACCTTCGGGGGCAGCTTCGCCAAGAGCCCGGGTGGCGTAGCAGTAGGCGCGACTTCCGATTCGAAAGAAGGTGCATCAGCATGA
- a CDS encoding P-II family nitrogen regulator — translation MKLVTAVIKPFKLDDVKNALEAYGIHGLTVSEASGYGRQRGHTEVYRGAEYTVDLVPKVRVEVLVDDSDADSVADVIIKSAHTGRIGDGKVWLIPVDSVARVRTGERGHDAL, via the coding sequence ATGAAGTTGGTAACCGCAGTCATCAAGCCGTTCAAGCTCGATGATGTCAAGAACGCTCTGGAGGCCTATGGCATCCACGGTCTGACGGTGTCGGAGGCCAGCGGCTACGGCCGCCAGCGTGGGCACACCGAGGTCTACCGGGGGGCGGAGTACACCGTCGACCTGGTTCCCAAGGTGCGAGTCGAGGTGCTGGTCGATGACAGCGACGCCGACAGCGTCGCCGACGTGATCATCAAGAGTGCTCACACCGGGCGTATCGGTGACGGGAAAGTCTGGCTCATCCCAGTCGATTCCGTAGCCAGGGTGCGCACGGGCGAGCGCGGTCACGACGCCCTGTAG